In the genome of Qipengyuania seohaensis, one region contains:
- the mnmA gene encoding tRNA 2-thiouridine(34) synthase MnmA, whose product MPESRLLEPAAAADLFDLPRPASECRIVVAMSGGVDSSVVAALAAKSGAEVIGITLQLYDYGAATGRKGACCAGDDIADARAVADRLGIAHYVYDHESAFREDVVEAFADEYLAGRTPVPCIRCNMGPKFTDLFAMARELGADCLATGHYVRRVMGPAGSELHRAVDPARDQSYFLYATTQDQLDYLRFPLGGLPKAEVRELAEAAGLRNAAKPDSQDICFVPDGDYAKIVKKMRPEGAAAGEIVHAATGEVLGKHQGVIHYTVGQRRGLDIGGQPEPLYVVGIDAGAARVLVGPKRMLAVSSATVIETNRIGPVPDAGLTAKVRSMAKPVPVTIEGPFGEGATTRIRFAQPEFGVAPGQAAVIYAGERVIGGGWIDETERLTA is encoded by the coding sequence ATGCCCGAATCCCGCCTCCTCGAACCGGCCGCTGCGGCCGACCTTTTCGACCTGCCTCGTCCGGCAAGCGAATGCCGCATCGTCGTGGCGATGTCGGGTGGCGTGGACTCGTCCGTTGTAGCCGCACTCGCCGCAAAGAGCGGGGCCGAAGTCATTGGTATCACGCTCCAGCTGTATGACTATGGCGCAGCCACAGGCCGCAAGGGCGCCTGCTGCGCGGGCGACGATATCGCCGACGCACGTGCCGTCGCCGACCGGCTGGGCATTGCCCATTATGTCTACGACCACGAAAGCGCCTTTCGCGAAGATGTGGTCGAGGCGTTTGCGGACGAATATCTGGCCGGGCGCACGCCTGTGCCCTGTATCCGCTGCAACATGGGGCCCAAGTTCACCGACCTGTTCGCCATGGCGCGCGAACTTGGCGCTGACTGCCTCGCCACCGGGCACTATGTCCGGCGGGTCATGGGGCCGGCAGGCAGCGAGTTGCACCGCGCGGTGGATCCGGCCCGTGACCAGTCGTACTTCCTGTATGCGACCACACAGGACCAGCTGGACTACCTGCGTTTCCCGCTCGGCGGCTTGCCGAAGGCGGAAGTGCGCGAACTGGCCGAAGCGGCGGGCCTGCGCAATGCCGCCAAGCCCGACAGCCAGGACATCTGCTTCGTGCCGGATGGCGACTATGCCAAGATCGTCAAGAAGATGCGGCCAGAAGGCGCGGCTGCCGGAGAGATCGTGCACGCTGCAACAGGCGAAGTGCTCGGCAAGCATCAGGGCGTCATTCATTACACCGTCGGCCAGCGGCGCGGCCTCGATATCGGCGGCCAGCCGGAGCCGCTCTACGTAGTGGGTATCGATGCCGGAGCGGCTCGCGTCCTCGTCGGGCCGAAGCGAATGCTGGCCGTGTCGAGCGCGACCGTCATCGAGACCAATCGCATCGGCCCGGTGCCGGATGCAGGTCTGACGGCGAAGGTGCGCAGCATGGCCAAGCCGGTTCCGGTGACGATCGAAGGACCTTTCGGAGAAGGGGCGACAACGAGGATCCGCTTCGCGCAACCCGAGTTTGGTGTTGCGCCTGGTCAGGCAGCCGTCATTTATGCCGGCGAGCGGGTCAT
- the sciP gene encoding CtrA inhibitor SciP, with product MIENQDIRPAQVIGPLGEPLTLKDLPSPKTKRWVVRRKAEVVAAVNGGLLTIDEVLERYGLTLEEFASWQRAVDRSGMQGLRVTRIQHYRDLYERQFKY from the coding sequence ATGATCGAGAACCAGGACATCCGCCCTGCACAGGTAATCGGCCCGCTTGGCGAGCCGCTCACCTTGAAGGACCTTCCGTCGCCCAAGACGAAGCGCTGGGTCGTGCGCCGCAAGGCCGAGGTGGTGGCTGCCGTCAATGGCGGGCTGCTGACCATCGACGAAGTTCTCGAACGCTATGGGCTCACGCTGGAAGAGTTCGCTTCCTGGCAGCGGGCAGTCGATCGGTCCGGCATGCAGGGCCTGCGGGTCACGCGGATCCAGCACTACCGCGATCTATACGAGCGCCAGTTCAAGTACTGA
- a CDS encoding GlsB/YeaQ/YmgE family stress response membrane protein encodes MGWIIALIVGGIAGWLASLVMNRDASMGIFWNIVVGCVGSVLGNLIAGPLLGVSGSVQEFSVTGLIIAVVGAVVLLGIANLVQRGRVR; translated from the coding sequence ATGGGTTGGATTATCGCACTTATCGTCGGTGGTATTGCCGGCTGGCTCGCAAGCCTCGTCATGAACCGTGATGCCTCGATGGGCATTTTCTGGAACATCGTAGTCGGCTGCGTGGGTTCGGTCCTCGGTAACCTGATCGCCGGCCCGCTGCTCGGCGTTTCGGGCAGCGTCCAGGAATTTTCGGTGACCGGTCTCATCATTGCAGTCGTCGGCGCAGTCGTACTGCTCGGCATTGCCAACCTCGTCCAGCGTGGCCGGGTCCGGTAA
- a CDS encoding DUF445 domain-containing protein, whose protein sequence is MRRAATGMLVLMAAIFVLSGRYLSAHPAWGYLHAFAEAAMVGGLADWFAVTALFRRPLGLPIPHTAIIPENKDRIADTMADFLRSNFLTAQVVARRMGTMNLAGAVGSYLADPKAAQDTRIRAGAGDLAVEVLESLDPDRLGTQVRSGIAAQIEKLEIAPLLGGMLDAMIADGRHKPLIDKIIRWAGLVLEDNETLVRDMVHKRANAVLRFTGLDERLANSVIDGLYKLLAEVLVDPEHPLRDKIEEGLEELAKGLREDPEMQERVERLKSELLTNPAIADWWQGVWERIRARLIRSIKESGGAGPSYLGETLGELGAALRDDERLQMQINRFARRTAVGIATRYGDQIVQLVSETVRRWDATTLTERVEGAVGRDLQFIRINGTLVGGLVGVTLHAGSQLLRWM, encoded by the coding sequence ATGCGGCGTGCGGCAACCGGCATGCTCGTCTTGATGGCTGCGATATTCGTCTTGTCGGGGCGCTATCTTTCGGCCCATCCGGCATGGGGGTATCTCCACGCCTTTGCCGAAGCGGCAATGGTCGGCGGCCTGGCCGACTGGTTCGCCGTCACTGCGCTGTTCCGCCGCCCGCTCGGGCTGCCGATCCCGCACACCGCAATCATCCCCGAAAACAAGGATCGTATCGCCGACACAATGGCGGACTTCCTGCGCAGCAACTTCCTTACCGCGCAGGTGGTGGCGCGGCGGATGGGCACCATGAACCTTGCAGGTGCCGTCGGATCGTATCTGGCGGACCCGAAGGCCGCCCAGGACACGCGCATTCGCGCTGGGGCAGGGGACCTTGCCGTCGAAGTCCTTGAGTCGCTCGACCCGGACCGGTTGGGAACGCAGGTGCGAAGCGGGATTGCTGCGCAGATCGAGAAGCTCGAGATCGCGCCGCTGTTGGGCGGAATGCTAGATGCGATGATTGCCGACGGACGCCACAAGCCGCTGATCGACAAGATCATCCGCTGGGCGGGACTTGTCCTCGAAGACAACGAGACGCTTGTTCGGGACATGGTGCACAAGCGCGCCAACGCCGTCCTGCGCTTTACCGGCCTGGATGAGCGGCTCGCGAATTCGGTCATCGATGGCCTTTATAAGCTCCTTGCAGAAGTGCTCGTCGATCCGGAGCACCCGCTTCGCGACAAGATCGAGGAAGGGCTTGAAGAACTCGCCAAGGGCCTGCGCGAGGATCCGGAAATGCAGGAACGGGTCGAGCGGTTGAAGAGCGAGCTCCTCACCAATCCCGCGATTGCGGACTGGTGGCAGGGTGTCTGGGAAAGAATTCGTGCTCGCCTTATTCGTTCGATCAAGGAATCGGGTGGGGCCGGACCGTCGTACCTGGGGGAGACTCTCGGCGAGCTCGGCGCTGCCCTGCGCGACGACGAGCGGCTGCAAATGCAGATCAATCGCTTCGCTCGCCGAACAGCGGTCGGCATTGCGACGCGCTACGGCGACCAGATCGTGCAATTGGTATCCGAAACGGTGCGGCGCTGGGATGCAACGACCCTCACCGAACGCGTGGAAGGCGCAGTCGGCCGTGACCTCCAATTTATTCGCATCAACGGGACGCTGGTGGGCGGATTGGTGGGCGTTACCCTCCATGCCGGGAGCCAACTGCTAAGGTGGATGTGA
- a CDS encoding efflux RND transporter permease subunit, giving the protein MNFRNISAWSIRNPVIPLVAFTALLLAGLISFRFMDVVNNPDIEFPAVNVTISQPGAAPTEIENQITQRVESAVRSINGVASLNSTAREGSSNTFIEFEIGTDPNDAVAEVKNAVDQVRGSLPDGILEPRITKEEISGGFLAIYAVEADDMTIEGLSWFIDDTVAKQLLGIEGMAEVNRFGGVNREIEVILDLPRMQALGVTASQINGVLRQNNLDAAGGMAEVGGTRQSVRVLGSNASAFELGERQIQLGGGRTVKLSDVATVRDGFSERTSISKVREKEVVNFAMSRAKGASDVTVFEEALVKIEEIEAANPGVKFIPLFNTVKYTKNQYDSAMAAMIEGAILAVVVVFFFLRDWRATAISAVAIPLSAIPTFWFMDLLGFNLNQLSLLALALVAGVLVDDAIVEIENIVRHMRMGKSAYQASIDAADEIGLPVVATSFCIVAVFFPVGAMPGISGQFFKNFGFTVVVAVLMSLAVARMITPMLAAYFLKAKGQQSHGEGPMMDRYMGVLRWSLDRGKMYAAREGVESPRRRWLYAIGLLCVVLLTLTFSAFATFTVSGMLSGLELVDAVVGADDGFFAGLVSRLIEFVQLIASLGAGFLAILALFALLGLVVRFCGQNIRDGWQYMRARFLDHRIWMLGVGYFSLLLTILLFSITPAQFQPVIDDENSRVEIEMVPGTTLETTERVVDQVADILYEQQEVELALERVREGQATLYITLRPDRERTSIEFERAIAPIFAQIPDARVRFASQSGGFGSGRDMTVMLAGSDPELLNETAATLVEQMKGIDMLVAPRISADINRPEILITPRDNIAAELGVSTIALSQTIRIATMGEIEQNAAKFSLSDRQIPITVKLPEQSRENLDTIKNLPVQTASGGSVPLSRVADVSFGSGPTAIQRYNQNRRVLVGADLAQGVVKGEAQQEIDQLPILQNLPQGVIRDVVGEDEWQQELISSLMIAILSGVLLVFAVLVLLYKRLMSPLVNMTSLALAPLGGILLVWMFGQPQSMPVYIGILLLLGIVSKNSILLIDFAIEEMDRGTRKLHAIIDAGHKRAQPIVMTTVAMTAGMVPTALSGVLGSGDGAWRAPMGTMVIGGLILSTVLTLLIVPAGFSLADGFEKRAGPWMRRRFLTYRPGDDGKPVSGGAHGEAGIDPAE; this is encoded by the coding sequence GTGAATTTCCGCAACATCTCGGCGTGGTCGATCCGTAACCCGGTCATCCCCCTGGTTGCATTCACGGCTCTCCTGCTGGCTGGCCTGATCAGCTTCAGGTTCATGGATGTCGTGAACAATCCGGATATCGAATTTCCTGCGGTCAACGTCACGATCTCGCAGCCCGGCGCTGCGCCGACGGAGATCGAGAACCAGATCACGCAGCGCGTTGAATCCGCAGTGCGCTCCATCAATGGTGTGGCATCGCTCAATTCGACGGCGCGCGAGGGTAGCTCGAATACCTTCATCGAATTCGAGATCGGAACTGATCCGAACGATGCGGTCGCGGAAGTAAAGAACGCGGTCGACCAGGTCCGCGGTAGCCTGCCTGACGGCATCCTCGAGCCGAGGATCACCAAGGAAGAAATTTCCGGCGGTTTCCTCGCGATCTACGCTGTCGAAGCGGACGATATGACGATCGAGGGTCTTAGCTGGTTCATCGACGATACCGTCGCGAAGCAGCTGCTCGGCATCGAAGGCATGGCGGAGGTCAATCGCTTCGGCGGCGTCAATCGCGAGATCGAGGTCATACTCGACCTTCCACGCATGCAGGCGCTTGGCGTAACTGCCAGCCAGATCAACGGCGTGCTCAGGCAGAACAATCTCGATGCGGCTGGCGGGATGGCTGAAGTCGGCGGCACGCGTCAGTCGGTTCGTGTCCTTGGCAGCAATGCCAGCGCTTTCGAGCTGGGCGAGCGGCAAATCCAGCTCGGTGGCGGACGCACGGTCAAGCTTTCCGATGTGGCTACAGTGCGCGACGGCTTTTCCGAACGCACTTCGATCAGCAAGGTGCGCGAGAAGGAAGTCGTCAACTTCGCGATGTCCCGCGCCAAGGGTGCTTCCGACGTCACAGTGTTCGAAGAAGCCCTGGTGAAAATCGAAGAGATCGAAGCCGCCAACCCGGGCGTGAAATTCATTCCTCTCTTCAACACCGTCAAATACACAAAGAACCAGTACGACAGCGCTATGGCTGCCATGATCGAAGGCGCGATCCTGGCAGTGGTGGTCGTATTCTTCTTCTTGCGTGACTGGCGCGCGACGGCGATTTCGGCTGTTGCGATCCCGCTCTCCGCCATCCCCACGTTCTGGTTCATGGACCTGCTCGGGTTCAACCTGAACCAATTATCGCTGCTTGCGCTTGCGCTTGTGGCAGGGGTTCTGGTCGACGACGCAATCGTCGAGATCGAGAATATCGTGCGGCATATGCGCATGGGCAAGAGTGCCTATCAGGCGTCGATCGATGCGGCAGACGAAATCGGGCTGCCGGTTGTGGCGACCAGTTTCTGCATCGTCGCAGTCTTCTTCCCGGTCGGCGCGATGCCCGGCATTTCGGGGCAGTTCTTCAAGAATTTTGGCTTCACCGTGGTTGTAGCCGTGCTTATGTCGCTGGCTGTGGCGCGCATGATCACACCGATGCTTGCGGCGTATTTCCTCAAGGCCAAGGGCCAGCAGTCGCATGGCGAAGGCCCGATGATGGACCGGTACATGGGCGTCCTGCGCTGGTCGCTTGACCGGGGCAAGATGTACGCGGCGCGCGAAGGCGTTGAGAGCCCCCGGCGCCGGTGGCTTTATGCGATCGGCCTCCTGTGCGTCGTTCTGCTTACCCTGACATTCTCCGCCTTTGCGACCTTCACGGTGTCGGGCATGCTTTCCGGGCTTGAGCTGGTTGACGCCGTTGTCGGCGCGGACGACGGCTTCTTTGCCGGTCTGGTTTCGCGCTTGATCGAGTTCGTGCAGTTGATTGCATCGCTCGGCGCTGGTTTCCTGGCGATCCTTGCCTTGTTTGCTCTGCTCGGCCTGGTCGTGCGCTTCTGCGGCCAGAATATACGCGACGGCTGGCAATATATGCGCGCCCGCTTCCTCGATCACCGCATCTGGATGCTTGGGGTCGGCTATTTCTCCCTTCTTCTGACCATCCTGCTCTTCTCCATTACCCCGGCCCAGTTCCAGCCAGTCATCGACGATGAAAACAGCCGCGTCGAAATCGAGATGGTGCCCGGCACCACGCTCGAGACGACCGAACGCGTCGTCGACCAGGTTGCCGACATTCTCTACGAGCAGCAGGAAGTCGAACTTGCTCTTGAGCGTGTGCGTGAAGGACAGGCGACGCTCTATATAACCCTGCGACCTGACCGCGAGCGCACCTCGATCGAGTTCGAGCGCGCAATTGCGCCGATCTTCGCACAGATCCCCGATGCGCGCGTACGGTTCGCGTCGCAATCCGGTGGCTTCGGTTCCGGCCGCGATATGACCGTCATGCTCGCTGGCTCGGACCCGGAACTTCTGAACGAGACCGCGGCTACCCTCGTGGAGCAGATGAAGGGCATCGACATGCTGGTCGCGCCGCGCATCAGTGCCGATATCAACCGCCCTGAAATCCTGATCACGCCGCGTGACAACATCGCTGCCGAATTGGGCGTTTCCACAATCGCGCTTAGCCAGACGATCCGCATCGCCACGATGGGCGAGATCGAACAGAACGCGGCGAAGTTCTCGCTCTCCGATCGCCAGATCCCGATTACGGTGAAGCTGCCGGAGCAATCGCGCGAGAACCTCGACACGATCAAGAACCTTCCCGTACAGACGGCCTCGGGCGGTTCTGTGCCCCTGTCACGCGTTGCCGATGTTTCGTTCGGCTCAGGCCCCACGGCTATCCAGCGTTACAATCAGAACCGCCGCGTCCTGGTGGGTGCGGACCTCGCCCAAGGTGTGGTGAAAGGCGAAGCGCAGCAGGAAATCGACCAGCTGCCGATTCTCCAGAACCTGCCCCAGGGAGTGATCCGTGACGTTGTTGGTGAAGACGAATGGCAGCAGGAGCTGATCTCAAGCCTCATGATCGCGATCCTGTCGGGTGTATTGCTGGTGTTCGCCGTGCTTGTGCTTCTCTACAAGCGCTTGATGAGCCCGCTGGTCAACATGACCTCGCTGGCCCTGGCTCCGCTTGGAGGCATCCTGCTTGTCTGGATGTTCGGTCAGCCGCAATCCATGCCGGTCTATATCGGTATCCTGCTTTTGCTGGGTATCGTCTCCAAGAACTCCATCCTGTTGATCGACTTCGCTATCGAGGAGATGGATCGCGGCACACGCAAGCTGCACGCGATCATCGATGCCGGTCACAAGCGCGCACAGCCCATCGTGATGACAACAGTTGCGATGACCGCAGGCATGGTCCCGACCGCTCTGTCAGGCGTGCTAGGCTCTGGCGACGGAGCATGGCGTGCGCCCATGGGTACGATGGTCATCGGGGGCCTCATCCTGTCGACCGTACTGACGCTGCTGATCGTTCCGGCGGGATTCAGCCTGGCTGACGGCTTCGAAAAGCGAGCAGGGCCCTGGATGCGCAGGCGTTTCCTGACCTATCGCCCCGGCGATGATGGCAAGCCGGTTTCCGGTGGTGCACACGGAGAAGCCGGGATCGATCCGGCCGAGTGA
- a CDS encoding electron transfer flavoprotein subunit alpha/FixB family protein, producing the protein MKTLVWVEHDNAEMKDATLAAVTAASKLGEVHLLVAGSGCRAVAEQAAKVAGVGKVHLADDAAYEHALPENVAPLIADQMGHHDAFVAPATTTGKNIAPRVAALLDVMQISDILSVEGDKTFTRPIYAGNAIATVESSDAKLVITVRGTAFDKAATEGGSGTIEEISGPADAGLSSFVSAEIAESDRPELTSAKVIVSGGRALKDGETFEQIITPLADKLGAGIGASRAAVDAGYVPNDYQVGQTGKIVAPEVYIAIGISGAIQHLAGMKDSKTIIAINKDEDAPIFQVADIGLVADLFKAVPELTDKL; encoded by the coding sequence ATGAAAACTCTCGTCTGGGTCGAACACGACAATGCCGAGATGAAGGACGCAACGCTGGCTGCGGTCACTGCCGCCAGCAAGCTGGGCGAAGTCCACCTGCTGGTCGCAGGTTCGGGCTGCCGCGCAGTGGCCGAACAGGCTGCAAAGGTCGCTGGTGTGGGCAAGGTCCACCTCGCCGACGATGCGGCTTACGAGCACGCCCTTCCCGAAAACGTCGCCCCGCTGATCGCCGATCAGATGGGCCACCACGACGCTTTCGTCGCGCCCGCCACCACCACCGGCAAGAACATCGCACCGCGCGTCGCAGCCCTGCTCGACGTGATGCAGATTTCGGACATCCTGTCGGTAGAAGGCGACAAGACCTTCACCCGCCCGATCTATGCCGGCAATGCGATTGCGACAGTCGAATCTTCCGATGCGAAGCTCGTCATCACCGTTCGCGGCACCGCCTTCGACAAGGCGGCGACCGAAGGTGGCAGCGGCACGATCGAGGAAATTTCCGGCCCTGCCGATGCTGGCCTGTCCAGCTTTGTGAGCGCCGAGATCGCCGAAAGCGATCGCCCCGAACTGACCAGCGCAAAGGTTATCGTTTCGGGCGGCCGCGCGCTCAAGGATGGCGAGACTTTCGAACAGATCATCACCCCCCTCGCCGACAAGCTCGGCGCGGGCATCGGTGCATCGCGTGCCGCGGTCGACGCGGGCTACGTTCCGAACGACTACCAGGTCGGCCAAACCGGCAAGATCGTCGCTCCGGAAGTCTACATCGCGATTGGCATCTCGGGCGCGATCCAGCACCTAGCGGGTATGAAGGATTCCAAGACCATCATCGCCATCAACAAGGATGAGGACGCACCGATCTTCCAGGTCGCCGACATCGGGCTCGTGGCGGATTTGTTCAAGGCAGTCCCTGAACTGACCGACAAGCTCTAA
- a CDS encoding efflux RND transporter periplasmic adaptor subunit — protein MNYETEIKSDLGDASNVKFAEQGGFARLTTGKARWVIAVVLALAAIIGGYMLMSGGETAADDDRDAQAPSISVIAPGRTTVTGEITATGTLAARRSMPVGVVGEGGRVVSVPVEQGSWVRQGQVLAVIDRSVQTQQAQSAAAQIQVAQADANLAQANLDRALQLVERGFVSKADVDRLTATRDAAVARVRVAQASLRELQARNARLNIVAPSAGLILERNVEPGQTVSGGSPPLFLIAKGGEMEMLARLSETDLARLSPGESAEVTPAGSAKTFSGQIWQLAPTIDAQDRQGTARIALPYAPELRPGGFATATISSGTLVAPILPESAVLSDSEGDYVYIIDNENKAVRRSVTTGEVTSKGIVIAEGLTGSEKVVLRAGGFLTEGETVVPELVKQGGE, from the coding sequence ATGAATTACGAGACCGAAATCAAATCCGACCTTGGTGATGCCTCGAACGTAAAGTTCGCAGAGCAGGGCGGTTTCGCGCGCCTCACGACCGGCAAGGCCCGCTGGGTCATTGCTGTTGTTCTCGCACTAGCGGCAATCATCGGCGGGTATATGCTGATGTCGGGCGGTGAAACGGCTGCCGACGACGACCGCGATGCGCAGGCGCCGTCGATTAGCGTCATCGCTCCGGGTCGTACGACTGTCACTGGCGAAATCACGGCCACCGGCACGCTTGCCGCGCGCCGTTCCATGCCGGTTGGCGTTGTCGGCGAAGGCGGTCGTGTCGTTTCGGTACCTGTCGAGCAGGGCAGCTGGGTGCGCCAGGGCCAAGTGCTGGCGGTAATCGATCGCTCGGTCCAGACGCAGCAGGCACAGAGCGCCGCAGCACAGATCCAGGTCGCCCAAGCCGATGCCAATCTGGCGCAGGCCAATCTGGACCGCGCATTGCAACTGGTGGAGCGCGGGTTTGTTTCCAAGGCCGATGTCGATCGCCTGACCGCCACTCGCGATGCGGCCGTGGCCCGGGTTCGCGTGGCACAGGCCTCGCTGCGCGAACTGCAGGCCCGCAATGCGCGCCTCAACATCGTCGCACCCAGTGCCGGCCTGATCCTCGAACGCAATGTTGAGCCAGGCCAGACCGTCAGCGGCGGCTCTCCGCCGCTTTTCCTGATCGCCAAGGGCGGCGAAATGGAAATGCTGGCACGCCTTAGCGAGACCGATCTTGCGCGCCTGTCACCGGGCGAGTCCGCAGAAGTGACGCCCGCGGGGTCCGCCAAGACGTTCTCGGGCCAGATCTGGCAGCTTGCTCCGACCATCGACGCGCAGGATCGCCAGGGAACGGCGCGCATTGCGCTTCCCTATGCGCCCGAACTGCGACCAGGCGGCTTCGCTACTGCAACTATTTCTAGCGGCACGCTGGTGGCTCCGATCCTTCCGGAAAGCGCGGTGCTCTCCGATAGCGAAGGTGATTACGTCTACATCATCGACAACGAGAACAAGGCTGTTCGGCGCAGCGTGACGACCGGTGAGGTAACCTCGAAGGGCATCGTGATCGCAGAAGGCCTGACCGGATCCGAGAAAGTCGTACTGAGGGCCGGCGGCTTCCTGACCGAAGGCGAAACCGTCGTGCCGGAGCTGGTCAAGCAGGGCGGAGAGTAA
- a CDS encoding TonB family protein — MMRSSIYGILAVALAASATNTSAQDNAKIYQPSTEWSVERQTDRCVARRQFTHEDDTAKLVFEHGGSDDAFNMTIIGNAVRNTLGPLVSIQFGPEEKPSGRNYISAKTRAGEAALVLYGVRFAPAERAADGSFIVETLDAERLAAIEFLQIERAGLKRFRLETGGLSELSEAIDQCAEALEKTFLSTEKGGRVAQGAVPLDQGSWVQSSDYPGLMQKYGMGARIAVRLTVGTAGRATFCQIKDSTVPQMFEDALCLALMRRARFEPALNDQGDRVPSYWNLTVDFKAG, encoded by the coding sequence ATGATGCGATCATCGATTTACGGAATACTTGCGGTCGCTTTGGCGGCATCGGCTACCAACACTTCAGCGCAAGATAATGCGAAAATCTATCAGCCGTCGACCGAGTGGTCGGTTGAGCGACAAACCGACAGATGCGTAGCGCGAAGACAATTCACGCATGAAGACGATACTGCCAAGCTCGTTTTTGAGCATGGTGGTAGCGACGACGCCTTCAACATGACGATTATCGGCAACGCGGTACGAAACACTCTTGGGCCTTTGGTAAGCATTCAGTTCGGGCCGGAAGAAAAGCCAAGTGGGCGCAATTACATCTCTGCAAAGACACGTGCTGGGGAAGCCGCGCTGGTTCTTTACGGCGTGCGGTTCGCCCCGGCGGAAAGAGCTGCCGATGGCAGCTTCATCGTGGAAACACTGGACGCCGAGCGCTTGGCCGCCATCGAATTTCTACAGATCGAACGCGCCGGTCTGAAACGATTTCGCCTCGAGACGGGTGGGCTTTCTGAGCTGAGCGAAGCTATCGACCAGTGTGCGGAAGCACTGGAAAAGACCTTCCTTTCCACGGAGAAGGGGGGAAGAGTTGCCCAAGGAGCGGTGCCCCTGGATCAGGGCAGCTGGGTACAGTCCAGCGATTACCCCGGCCTGATGCAGAAGTACGGCATGGGCGCCCGGATCGCCGTAAGACTGACAGTGGGCACAGCAGGGCGAGCCACGTTCTGCCAGATCAAGGATTCGACGGTGCCCCAGATGTTCGAGGATGCCCTATGCCTTGCTCTGATGAGACGGGCCAGATTCGAGCCTGCACTCAATGACCAAGGCGATAGAGTGCCCTCATACTGGAACCTGACGGTAGACTTCAAGGCAGGCTGA
- a CDS encoding electron transfer flavoprotein subunit beta/FixA family protein — protein sequence MKILVPVKRVIDYNVKPRVKADGSGVDLANVKMSMNPFDEIAVEEAIRLKEAGKAEEIVAVSIGPAKAQETLRTALAMGADRAILVETDDEVEPLAVAKILKAIAEEETPGIVMLGKQAIDDDSNQTGQMLAALMGRPQGTFANTVEVDGDSVVVKREVDGGLETVKLTLPAIVTTDLRLNEPRYASLPNIMKAKKKPLDTKSPSDYGVDTAPRLKTTNVSEPPVRQAGEKVEDVDALVAKIKALGIA from the coding sequence ATGAAAATCCTCGTCCCCGTCAAGCGGGTGATCGATTACAACGTCAAACCCCGCGTGAAGGCCGATGGCTCGGGCGTGGACCTGGCGAACGTAAAGATGAGCATGAACCCCTTCGACGAAATCGCCGTCGAAGAGGCGATCCGCCTCAAGGAAGCCGGCAAGGCAGAAGAAATCGTCGCCGTTTCGATCGGCCCGGCTAAGGCGCAGGAAACGCTTCGTACTGCGCTCGCCATGGGTGCGGACCGCGCGATCCTCGTCGAAACCGACGATGAAGTCGAACCGCTCGCCGTCGCCAAGATCCTCAAGGCGATTGCCGAGGAAGAAACCCCGGGGATCGTGATGCTTGGCAAGCAGGCGATCGACGACGATTCGAACCAGACCGGCCAGATGCTCGCAGCCCTCATGGGCCGTCCGCAGGGCACCTTCGCCAACACCGTTGAAGTCGATGGCGACAGCGTCGTTGTGAAGCGCGAAGTCGATGGCGGTCTCGAAACCGTGAAGCTCACGCTTCCGGCCATCGTCACAACCGACCTCCGCCTGAACGAGCCGCGTTATGCCTCGCTGCCTAACATCATGAAGGCGAAGAAGAAGCCGCTCGATACCAAGAGCCCGTCCGATTACGGCGTCGACACCGCGCCGCGCCTCAAGACCACCAATGTCTCCGAACCGCCGGTTCGCCAGGCTGGTGAAAAGGTCGAGGACGTCGATGCGCTGGTCGCCAAGATCAAAGCGCTCGGCATCGCGTAA